TAAGGTTTTTCAATTCGGGGCTGCCCTCTGCTTCTCCATAAAATATCCTCTCAAAAATATGGTTAAGAGGGTTATCGCCATCACCGCCTATGACCTTGCTGTGGGTAGGCCGATGCAGGATATCGTAAAAATATTGGAATTCGTGATCCCGCTCATCCCAGGTACGCAGCGGTTTGCTCATGATATTCACCAGCAGCCACCGCTGACCGGCATCCATGCTTCGCTGATAGACCTTGCTGCCCAGCATATCGTATTTGTACTGCATCACCACATTGCCGCGGGCGTCAGTAACCTTGCGCAGATGGCCTTCAATATCTAGGTCGACCCTGGTGAGATAAAATTCATCCTCATCAGCTGTCAAATGTTTATTATGCTCTACGGACAATACAGGTCTGCCTAATGTATCAAAGTGCAGGACACTCGGGGTACCAGCATGCTTGGCGGCTTTATCGGCAGCCGATTTTTCCCTCTCCGGGTCTTTGCCTGCGGCAATGAGTTCGGTATCAATCAGCCGGTTGGTCCGTTTGTGATACCAGGAAGACTCCAAAACCGTATCGTTCGGGTCGTATACCGCTTGTTTCCATGAATCGAATTCTGTGCGTGACAAAGTACCGTCGGGCATTTCGGTTTTAATGAGACGTCCCGATGCATCGTAATACATGATGGGCGTTACCCCGGTTTCAACCAATTCCTTCAGATCTTCGTAATTGTGCGTTACCGAAAAGTACGGCTCATATTGTTTGACAGCACTGCCTTTGTTGTTGAGCACGGTTCTGCCGCTGCCGATCCATCGCAGCTGCCTGGGGTTTAGTGTGGCGGTATCGACGTCGGCGACGATGTAAGAATCGCCCGGACCCACCATCACTTGCTTTGCCGGCCCCGGTTCAGCCTGCGCCTTCTTCATCACCACTTGCCCAAGGCCGCTCGAGTATTCAATGCTGATCTGAACAGGCGAATCATTGTTTTTCCTGAAATGCTCTTCCCTTACAATAGAGGCTGCTGCCACCGGTTTACCTGAGTTTCTATAAGCTTCCAAGTCGTAGACAAACCTCGCCGTGGCATGCTGCAATAAATTTTTCCCATGCGTAATCAACAGATTGGAAGCCGGCGCATGGAAAAACTCATGGATCAGCATATTCTCAGACAGCGAAGAAAACTCATTCAAGCCGATCAAATCATCGGCTTCATTGCCTTTGCCGAATACCGCCACGGCTTTCACCAGACCCAGTTCATCCGTGATCGCTTCGGAAATATTGTTATTCGGATCTTTCATTCGCTGCGGTGAAAGTGTCCTGAAATTAAAAAGCTCGACCTTTGTTTTATTCCCTAGCGCATCTTCGGTTTCTTCAATGAAAAGGTGATAGCTGCTGTCACATTTCACCTTTGTCTTGGCCCCATAGGGATCGGTATAGGAAATAGGGAGATAAAAGCGGCTTCGGGCATCGGCTGCGGCTTCCCCCACATCGATAAATTCGGTCGTTCCCGAGCGGATCCACCAGCCGTCTCCACCCTCCCTATGAGTGAATTTACCTTCCAGCATCAGTTCTTCATTAACCTTTACGCCAAAGATATTGACCAGAAGGGCCGGCGTATAAGCTAACCGATAGCTTTCGTAAGGCAGCGCCAACGATTCCAATTGATATAATGGCAGAGCATCTTTTAAATTGTCGCTGCGATAGATGGTGCGAATATGTTCGATTAATCTTTTCTGTGAAGTACCGGGCGCGGGTTTGTGATCAACCTGATGATAATCCGCTTCGGTGGCAGCCGTAAGGATGTTCTCGAAATCACTCACTGAATATAAAGGGTTGTTCCTGGAGACACCCTTCAATTCGTAAGTTAACGCTTCCGCGGGAAGTCTCAGTCTGTATGATTCGGCAGTATCAATATCATGGGTAAAGTTGTTTTGCATATAAGTAATCAGTGTTTTGTTCTGTGCTTCCTGTGTTTCTGCGGGCAGGGAAAGGTCCGCTCGTATTCGCGGATACACCACCGAGGCCGATTCCAATACATTCCCGTATTCGTCCAATTTGATATTGAGGGTATGGGCAATACGCGGGTCCTCCGTGTTCCGCTCGTAGCTGTAAGTGATGGCCTCACTCTCTTTAACAATAAATATGGCGTGCTTGTTTTGCCCTTTCGGCTGAAGCAGCTCGATCACGCAATTATGAGTTGCTGTGGAATAGGGGGTGAGTTGTTTTTTGATTTGATCAGGTGTCACTTCTGATAATGGAGCATCGTGGGCAAACGTTTCCGTACGCAGGCCCATACCCTTGCAGGCGCGTAAGGCTTCCCTCCACTCGTGAGTGCCGAGGCGGTCAACAATGGTTGGATCCAGTCCCGGCGCGGCAATAACCCGTGCATCAGGCAATGCGGTTTCATGGTTTACAACAGCAAAGCCCTGCCGGGCCATTTCTTCATACCAATAATCCCATGCAAACTGGCCCAGAATATTTTCCCTGTCTAAAAAGGCTCCGGTGTGAAACCAGTTCTTGGTCACTACCGGTTCTTGATGCAGCGTTTTGTCAACGATATTGCTTGCATCCCCTTGTACCCAATGTTCAAAAGCTTCGGCATCAATCTGCTCCACCATGCCAAATCCCCTGAATTCTCTCTCCGCATGGTCGTAATAGCCATGATGGTACCGGTATGAGCTTACGAAGCGATAACCTGAAATTCGGTCTCTTGTTTCGGTTTTGGAAATACAATGTACCGGAAAATGCAGCTTGGTCATCCAAGGCCTGCCTGCAAGCTTGTCTTCAATGTAAAACCTCGTGGAAGGGGTATATTCGAGCGTAACTTCTTTGCCGAGATTATTTCGGTAAGCAACCATGATGTGAGGCTTCTTGCTGTTCATCAGGTCGATGTATTTTAAGGGAGCCTGGACATCCTTGGATAAAGGGCTTGACCAGACGATACAGGCCACACCATTGCCCAGTAAATCGGTAACCGTGAGATTGGACTGATGATGAATTTCAGGGAAGGGGATTATTTCAAAAGGAGCGGTATTGAATGCGTTTCCATTTAAGTTCATCCAGCAGGTGAATTTGTTTTTACCCAGATAAATAATATCGGTGGTACCCGAACCGTCGATATCGGCTAACCGCAGGTATGACGGATTGAATGCATCGGGATGATCGAAGACCGGGGCATCATCCATGCCCACCTTGGCGCCAAACCTTCCGTAGCCGAGATTCGGCCAATAACAGATTTCCCCGTTTCTTATCCTGACGATATCCGTAAGACCATCCCCTGACATATCAGCGAGGAAAATGGTTTGTTTGGACTCGGCGAATACGATACTGGGACCTGTTTCTTCATCAAAGGACTTACTCGTTTTGAGTGAACGTTCAAAGCCTTGTCTGCCCGCTGACTCGTACCAGGTGAATACATGGTCCTCTGTAATTAGAACCTCCGGTCTGCCATCCCCGCTCAGGTCAACCATCCGCGCATTTGGATCTCCCATATTGATATTGGGCAGGTTTTCAAAAGTCCGGAATGCCAGCCATTCTTCCTTGTCACTTAATTCAAAATACCCTTTTGGTTCGGCGTTCATATGTACCAGCTGTTTACTTCCGTCCGCATCCAGATCCATTAATTTCAACCGTGAACCAAGACCTGCAAATGAAGGTTTGGGTGAAACCAGTTTTGCCTGTTCGAACTTACCGCCGCCTAAATTGTGTTTATAGAACCACCCTTCGCCCTGTTCAGTCAGAATGCCTGAAAGACCTTCGTTGAATAAATCGGTGAATTGATAGAGAGATTCATCCAAACCAGCAGGTGCGTGAATCAGAGCATCGGGAGAAATGGATTTGACATCTATGTTCCAATCGTGTTTCTGATAGTCAAACTCGGCAGGCGGCATAAGTTTATCCGTATAGGTCCCGTCCGGTTTCTTAATGTATCCATAAGCGGTGATCGAGTTTAAAAAGGTGAAACCTGCTTCGCTTACGGTGTCGTATCCACAGTTGAGTGATTTTACTAAAGCCGAACCGCCGGGGAGTTCAGCAAAATAATGAAACAGCAGCACTCGTTTGCAGAGTCTTGTGGTTCTGATCTCAAAGCCTGCCTTGTATTCTGAAAATGCGTCTGTTCTGAAATCCCAATCCTTTATTTTTGTATATGGGGCGTGAGTGTCATACTCTCCGTAATCTAATACCGTCCGGAACAGGTAATCCGTTTCATTCGGATAGGCGTCATTTAAATTTGTATACGGCATTTTGTTGCCGTACAGCACCTTCTCCAAATACAGATTGGTGTATGTAATATCCCCCATTTCCGTGCGGTTTCTATTGTGGAGCAGCGAAGTATC
This is a stretch of genomic DNA from Paenibacillus sp. sptzw28. It encodes these proteins:
- a CDS encoding SpvB/TcaC N-terminal domain-containing protein → MEKGIENSKSSSQFLAADGGKTKSNAIEIPSISLPKGGGAIQGIDEKFSVNAVNGTASFSIPLPFSPARGGASPALNITYNSGAGNGIFGLGWTLSLPSIKRKTDKGLPQYLDEAGSDTFLFSEAEDLVPEFAKEADGSFSLDVGGNYIIKEKDSQDGMFTIRFYRPRIEGLFARIERWSRNTSQEIKWRIITRENVTTLFGWSAASRISDPRDANKIFEWLPEFVFDDKGNCAHYVYKKEDDKGLDTSLLHNRNRTEMGDITYTNLYLEKVLYGNKMPYTNLNDAYPNETDYLFRTVLDYGEYDTHAPYTKIKDWDFRTDAFSEYKAGFEIRTTRLCKRVLLFHYFAELPGGSALVKSLNCGYDTVSEAGFTFLNSITAYGYIKKPDGTYTDKLMPPAEFDYQKHDWNIDVKSISPDALIHAPAGLDESLYQFTDLFNEGLSGILTEQGEGWFYKHNLGGGKFEQAKLVSPKPSFAGLGSRLKLMDLDADGSKQLVHMNAEPKGYFELSDKEEWLAFRTFENLPNINMGDPNARMVDLSGDGRPEVLITEDHVFTWYESAGRQGFERSLKTSKSFDEETGPSIVFAESKQTIFLADMSGDGLTDIVRIRNGEICYWPNLGYGRFGAKVGMDDAPVFDHPDAFNPSYLRLADIDGSGTTDIIYLGKNKFTCWMNLNGNAFNTAPFEIIPFPEIHHQSNLTVTDLLGNGVACIVWSSPLSKDVQAPLKYIDLMNSKKPHIMVAYRNNLGKEVTLEYTPSTRFYIEDKLAGRPWMTKLHFPVHCISKTETRDRISGYRFVSSYRYHHGYYDHAEREFRGFGMVEQIDAEAFEHWVQGDASNIVDKTLHQEPVVTKNWFHTGAFLDRENILGQFAWDYWYEEMARQGFAVVNHETALPDARVIAAPGLDPTIVDRLGTHEWREALRACKGMGLRTETFAHDAPLSEVTPDQIKKQLTPYSTATHNCVIELLQPKGQNKHAIFIVKESEAITYSYERNTEDPRIAHTLNIKLDEYGNVLESASVVYPRIRADLSLPAETQEAQNKTLITYMQNNFTHDIDTAESYRLRLPAEALTYELKGVSRNNPLYSVSDFENILTAATEADYHQVDHKPAPGTSQKRLIEHIRTIYRSDNLKDALPLYQLESLALPYESYRLAYTPALLVNIFGVKVNEELMLEGKFTHREGGDGWWIRSGTTEFIDVGEAAADARSRFYLPISYTDPYGAKTKVKCDSSYHLFIEETEDALGNKTKVELFNFRTLSPQRMKDPNNNISEAITDELGLVKAVAVFGKGNEADDLIGLNEFSSLSENMLIHEFFHAPASNLLITHGKNLLQHATARFVYDLEAYRNSGKPVAAASIVREEHFRKNNDSPVQISIEYSSGLGQVVMKKAQAEPGPAKQVMVGPGDSYIVADVDTATLNPRQLRWIGSGRTVLNNKGSAVKQYEPYFSVTHNYEDLKELVETGVTPIMYYDASGRLIKTEMPDGTLSRTEFDSWKQAVYDPNDTVLESSWYHKRTNRLIDTELIAAGKDPEREKSAADKAAKHAGTPSVLHFDTLGRPVLSVEHNKHLTADEDEFYLTRVDLDIEGHLRKVTDARGNVVMQYKYDMLGSKVYQRSMDAGQRWLLVNIMSKPLRTWDERDHEFQYFYDILHRPTHSKVIGGDGDNPLNHIFERIFYGEAEGSPELKNLRGQVIKHYDTGGILVTPEYDFKGQPKSTTRKLFTNYKGVANWIDASLVADLESDSFTFMTETDALGRITKQTAPDGSIIMPSYNEAGLLSGESVSHAYPAVTTAYIKDIDYNEKGQRNKITYGNDVVTRFYYDKETFRLRCLETKRQNNDPLQEWHYTYDPVGNITHVEDKNIPVLFFDNQKITGVSAYTYDALYRLADATGRENNTPLSLDSKDNWNDTAFMQQLNPGDPMAIRNYTQRYLYDAVGNILQIRHQAAGSSWTRDYNYEGANNRLISTQIGSNTYSCTHHPRHGFMTAMPHLEDIGWNFKEELVRTIRQRRTDGGTPETTYYQYDGQGQRIRKITENQADAGVLPGKKDERIYIAGYELYKQHSGADAGLERTSLSLMDNAHRFVMIDTETKPNVVLGVPMGRTAPEQTVRYQLHNHLGSAALELDDTARVISYEEYHPYGTTAYQANNATVKSAAKRYRYTGMERDEESGLEYHGARYYVPWLGRWLSADPIGIGDGVNVFRYSRNSPTYYNDKQGRQCDPSVASCAQPELMSRWPYNEQVPNKSEIGHNIQRDHPIQISVRAEQRGRTGEEQRAISSSRGELTILVETGRGYFHTELGKLQAEIRNRVRAGLITTESQLIEETRAAYELAGRITNTTINPVELDAAIISNLGVQSETFEETRRELTSQHGPTTVTDETIEEALTPAASISVVEPLPATLPGPSLDNPPSLPTHTGNTSPPVELPIHTGHESPPVELPAVLPGRPIEEPSVRDLIVTREAEIVNETSTTTTSSSSSSDTTSSSSSSDTTSSSSSSDREFWGGVAVVAGVVIVAIAIDLLFPPAALRHAFGSP